The Sulfolobus sp. A20 genomic interval GTCCATGCTTCATCAAGTACAATAAACACCTTAGGTATATCAAATACGTTATCTAACGAAATTTTATTATATATTTCATATAAGAAAGTATAAATTATGAGCCTTCTAATTTCTTCGTTTTTTATGGTTGTTAAATCAACTACATTAATCTCCTTCTCGTTAATGCTATTAACTAGTGGTATAAGATCTAGATCATCGAGAGCTGAAAGAATGTTTACAATTTTACTAATATAATATCTTAATTGAATGTCATCTATTTCATTAAAATACTTTTCCAAATCTTTCCATCTTAATCTATATCTTAATAGTCTGTTTTCTAATAATCTATTCAGATATGTATAAATTACGGATGATTGTAATTTAGTTAATCTGAACGAATTGTACAAAATTCTCTCTATTTGTAATAATCTTGCTGTAATAGGAATTACACCTTCATATAATAATCCCAATTTATACATCAAAGGATTTATAATATTAATTGGTACTCTATATTTTAAAAGCCTATACTTAATATCGCCTTTAATATCAAATAGTATTATTGTTCTATCATAAATTATGTTTAAAAGAGTGGAAAGGCGTATTAAGAACTCAGTTTTACCTGAGCCAGTTGGCCCAGTAACTAAAATATGAGTATTTTCACTCTCTGTTAAATTCCATAAAATTAAACTATTATTATCCAAATCCTTTCCCAATAGAACTCCATGATTCATCAAAACGTGTTTAGGCTGTTTCTCTATAGAGAAAGGAGTGATATATGGTAATTGTAAAGGTAAAGCTACTTTAGTAGATAGGATCTTTTTGTCGAAAAAATTCTTCGTGAGTCCCTTTATCTCATTTATGCTGGCAAATCTACTTTTTATACCTAGACCTTCTAAACCTTGTTTGATAGTATTGGCAAGTGCTAATGCTTCCGATTTATTTTTGGCGTTGATTATAACATATAATTCATATTTAAACGGGATTTCCTCTTTTTCTACTCTAGAGATTATATTCTGTATTAGTTCCAATTTTCTTTTAGCTTTTTCATTTGAAGGGTCATTCTCTATCACTATTCTCAACGATTGAGCTCTTTGAGACAAGCTTTCTAAATAGTTATTTTTGTCTATATGCTCCTTTCTCAATAAAATAGTTACATCTTTAGCTATATCTAATATTTTGTAAAAAGATACTATTTGTGACTTAAGGTATACATCATTATAGTCTCTATAGTTAGTTAAAATATCATCTATTATGAGTACAGCATTAGCCTTTTTATCGTCATAAAAAACTCCATTATCTATCACATAATATGAAGAAGTTTGAGAGACATAACCTTTGAAAACGTAGAAAATTCTATCATGAAATTGTATTATTAGTAATATCATTAGTAAAACCACGATTAAATATAAGGCTCTGTAGATGATAATAAGACCTACTAGAAATATTATTACTAATAATATAGACAATTTTGTAACGTCAAGTCTCATGAGATGTTGTAAAACTATTAATTAGAGTGAGGTGACAGAAAATAATAAAAATAAAAGACTAACTTTTACCTTAAAAAGTATTAGTAAAAATGTGTAATTTATCTATAATTCGATATTAGCGTGAACTACTCTCAAATCTTCCTCTGTTTTCTTCAACCTTATCATTAATTCCGCTACTACCCCATCAAGAAATATTTGAACAGTATCTTCAAAAAGTGTGCCCAAAGGAGCAAGTGGCTCTGTTATCCCTAAAATTTGTCTCGCAAAATAATCTTCGTTTTGAGAGTATTTAGTTCTTCCAGGGACCTCAACTACTATATCAGCTATCTTAGAAAGTGGACTATCGTTATAACTTGTTATTGCGATTAGCTTTGCTCCAGCTTCCTTAGCAGCTTCGGCAGCCGTTAATATTAATTTAGTTCTCCCTGAACCAGAAATCGCGATAACTATATCGTTTTTACCTATAGCTGGTACAATTGTCTCACCTAATACATAAGAATTATATCCTAAGTGTAGAAGCCTCATTGCAAATGCTCTACCAACTAATCCGCTTCGCCCAGCTCCCATCACTAAAACTTTACCTGCGCGATTATTTTTATAGAAATTTTCAAGCTCAGATATCATTTTATTGACTTGCTCTGCCCTTATGGCTCTAGTAGCCCTAATAATAAATTCTGCAATATCGTACATGGTTTTAAGAGAAAGAGGATAGTCATCAAGTGATGATGACAATATTATACCGCCAAGATAATCTTCTTTCTTAAGATTATTTAAACATTTCTATCTGATGAGAGATATGTTGATACAAATCTTATCACCATTCGGAAAATATATGATACTATTAAACTTGTATAAATAATTAACAATGGTATTATATAATCGAAGGATAAAGTAACTTATTATACGCTCGTGCGATTTCTCCTAAGTAAAGCATTATATATAAGTCCTATTACTCACGAGGCCCAATAATATATATTTTATAACAATATATAACATTATAATAATGTCGTCAAGATGGTTGCCTAAATGGAAAAAATTAGACATAGAAGTCAATAGCAAGAAGATTGACGTGTGTTTTGATGAGATTACCAAACTTTATGCTTGTCCTCTATGCTCTCCGTCTTGTTTAAAGGGAGGGTTACAAGACTATAGCACGTACTTTTTTAATTTAGATGATTTAAAACGGCATATTATTTCTCACAAGGAGGCTTTCTGGCTAAAGAAGAAAAGAGTCTTAGAAGAGGAAGAAGAGGAAGGTAAAATATCAGTTGGTGAGGAGGAAAGTGAGGAAGAGTAAAATTAAAGTGCTTATAGTTGGAGGTCTCACAATAGACGAGATTAATGGTAATAATAAACCAGGTGGGTCACTTATATATTCTTCGTTAGGTGTGTTAAGAGCCGGTGGAGTTCCTAGCTTGTACGGTTTAATAGGTAAGGATTTGGATTTGAAGCAATTGAATTTTATATCTGATTTTGAAAAATATTTTCTTATAGATGATTACACAATAAAATTTAGAATCCTGCTTATGCCAAATAGTAACAAAAGTTTAGTATTATTAAGGAAGCCTAAAGTGCAAATAAGTAATCTTGGTAATATTAATGCAGACGGTGTGATAGTAAATCCGGTTTGTAAGGAAGTCGATCTAAATAATCTAAATACGAGTTTACCTGTTGCACTAGATATACAAGGTCTAATAAGGAATTGTATAGAGAACGAATATATCAAGTACGAGAGTGATGTAAAAATACCTTATAATAAAAATTATATGATAATACATCTAAATTATGAGGAGTTTACCTCAAGCAAATTGACGTTAGATTCTCTATTCAAAACTGGTTTTAAGGAGGTAATCATTTCAGATGGTTATAATGGTTTTGTAGTTTATACTAACACTGGAGAAAGCCATACCTTCAAACCTAGTAAAATAGGTAATAATAATGTAGGAAATGGAGATTTTCTTTTAGGATCTTACTTTACATTAAGGTTAAGTGGATTAAATATTAGTCAAGCTACCGAAATTGCGGGTAAATTAACAGAGGAATTCAGCAGCTCTGAATTCTCTTTATCGTTTCAATAATGCTATAATTTTTCCATTCCCCTAATCTTCCACAATTTATAATATTATTTTCTATATTATCAGGGAATTCGCCGAGTAATATAGCTTCTGAAATTAATTTAGATCTAATTATCACTATATCATTAGGATGTATTATTTGCCTCCTCTTTACATCTAATAATACCCTCTCAATATCTATCTGCTTGATCTTGTTTTCATCAAAAAACGAATAAATATAGTATGCATCATAGTTATTTATAATGTCATTAAACTTGATTATCATCGA includes:
- the cedB gene encoding DNA import protein CedB, whose protein sequence is MRLDVTKLSILLVIIFLVGLIIIYRALYLIVVLLMILLIIQFHDRIFYVFKGYVSQTSSYYVIDNGVFYDDKKANAVLIIDDILTNYRDYNDVYLKSQIVSFYKILDIAKDVTILLRKEHIDKNNYLESLSQRAQSLRIVIENDPSNEKAKRKLELIQNIISRVEKEEIPFKYELYVIINAKNKSEALALANTIKQGLEGLGIKSRFASINEIKGLTKNFFDKKILSTKVALPLQLPYITPFSIEKQPKHVLMNHGVLLGKDLDNNSLILWNLTESENTHILVTGPTGSGKTEFLIRLSTLLNIIYDRTIILFDIKGDIKYRLLKYRVPINIINPLMYKLGLLYEGVIPITARLLQIERILYNSFRLTKLQSSVIYTYLNRLLENRLLRYRLRWKDLEKYFNEIDDIQLRYYISKIVNILSALDDLDLIPLVNSINEKEINVVDLTTIKNEEIRRLIIYTFLYEIYNKISLDNVFDIPKVFIVLDEAWTILKAENEDYPIVADLIKRGRGHGISIIMATQNIEDLGELANIYLDNVGLALFMNNGDRKFWEEVKRFTSIDDELIGNRLMYLNKGEALIRFLGDPRPILMKLDLL
- the hxlB gene encoding 6-phospho-3-hexuloisomerase — protein: MSSSLDDYPLSLKTMYDIAEFIIRATRAIRAEQVNKMISELENFYKNNRAGKVLVMGAGRSGLVGRAFAMRLLHLGYNSYVLGETIVPAIGKNDIVIAISGSGRTKLILTAAEAAKEAGAKLIAITSYNDSPLSKIADIVVEVPGRTKYSQNEDYFARQILGITEPLAPLGTLFEDTVQIFLDGVVAELMIRLKKTEEDLRVVHANIEL